A window of the Penaeus vannamei isolate JL-2024 chromosome 19, ASM4276789v1, whole genome shotgun sequence genome harbors these coding sequences:
- the LOC138865027 gene encoding glutamate receptor ionotropic, kainate 2-like: protein MTSRAESNLAFEGTGMFGIYFHSLQSWHVLAYENSAWFLTICPQTTNTHTLIYAILESQQLYSGCISLPKHLSLQSLFNQSLSRDPAEREQRIAAYTRCFYCNNGEERRYIIDTWTSHAGFTYSANLFPDQFETFHGHRFNVVAMNWFPFTKFIQHSEEGGTVVTPQDSLDIRMLNALAEALNFTYEMRTPWDNQWGTSSPSGNWTGIVGTLQHHKGDFSMMLSWMEPRLPIVDYSRIYASEPLVMVTSKPKPLSQAFALVRPFAGSLWFVTLASTLAAGLVLWLLQLWWAKMSGGEKLEFGDATLMTWGILLEDPPVNIPRNVTAQMLIGWWWVYCMLITITYRSSLVAHLTVPGKSPTLDSLEDLLAAHRKASWTWGFEPTYGSGWEWLKSNQNPTVKEIFNSIMVLELEEQLSRVLSGRHAFITWKYYSKSIIGSRYTNDRGYTPLYTARQEFFNYGGYGWGFRKGAPFRRRFDQVKQRLIESGSIPFWLDDLIETSARKTRAMNRKKEDEEGNAEEDKQEQSEEESSSLKVLGLGHMQGIFYILFIGLLFSAVVFLGELMAHRYCRPEYQ from the exons ATGACCTCACGTGCTGAGTCCAACCTTGCTTTCGAGGGAACTGGCATGTTTggaatttattttcattctttacaGTCATGGCACGTACTGGCTTACGAAAACAGTGCATGGTTCTTAACTATATGTCCTcaaacgacaaacacacacacactaatctaTGCTATCTTGGAATCACAACAATTGTATAGCGGGTGCATATCCCTTCCTAAACATTTATCTCTCCAATCGCTTTTCAACCAGTCATTGTCACGTGATCCTGCAGAGCGAGAGCAGCGCATAGCCGCGTACACCAGGTGCTTCTACTGCAACAACGGCGAGGAACGGCGGTACATTATTGACACGTGGACATCGCATGCAGGCTTCACGTATTCGGCCAACCTATTTCCAG acCAGTTCGAGACCTTCCACGGCCACAGGTTCAACGTGGTGGCCATGAACTGGTTCCCGTTCACCAAGTTCATCCAGCACAGCGAAGAGGGCGGGACGGTGGTCACGCCACAGGACTCGCTCGACATCCGCATGCTCAACGCCCTGGCCGAGGCGCTCAATTTCAC GTACGAGATGCGCACCCCGTGGGACAACCAGTGGGGGACTTCATCGCCGTCTGGGAACTGGACGGGAATCGTGGGGACGCTGCAGCATCATAAGGGCGATTTTTCTATGATGCTTTCGTGGATGGAGCCTCGTCTGCCTATAGTCGATTATTCTAGAATCTACGCGTCCGAACCTTTGGTCATGGTTACCTCGAAGCCTAAGCCATTATCACAAGCATTCGCACTCGTCAGGCCTTTTGCAG gcAGCCTCTGGTTCGTGACACTCGCCTCCACCTTGGCGGCTGGCCTGGTGCTGTGGCTGCTGCAGCTGTGGTGGGCCAAGATGTCCGGCGGCGAGAAGCTGGAGTTCGGAGACGCCACGCTCATGACGTGGGGGATTCTGCTCGAGGATCCGCCGGTGAACATCCCGCGCAACGTCACGGCGCAG ATGCTCatagggtggtggtgggtgtacTGCATGCTCATCACGATCACCTACAGGTCCTCCCTGGTCGCCCACCTCACAGTGCCGGGGAAGTCGCCCACACTCGACTCCCTCGAGGACCTGCTGGCTGCCCACCGGAAGGCCAGCTGGACGTGGGGCTTCGAACCCACCTACGGCTCGGGCTGGGAGTGGCTCAAGAGCAACCAGAACCCCACCGTCAAGGAGATCTTCAACAGCATTATG GTGCTTGAGTTAGAAGAACAGCTGTCACGAGTGCTGAGCGGCCGCCACGCCTTCATCACCTGGAAATACTACAGCAAGTCTATCATAGGCTCCCGCTACACAAACGACCGAGGCTACACCCCCCTGTACACCGCCCGCCAGGAATTCTTCAACTATGGAGGCTACGGGTGGGGGTTCAG GAAAGGCGCGCCATTCCGCCGGAGGTTCGACCAGGTGAAGCAGCGGCTGATCGAGTCCGGCAGCATCCCCTTCTGGCTCGACGACCTCATCGAGACGTCGGCGAGGAAGACGAGGGCgatgaataggaagaaggaggatgaagaaggaaatgcGGAGGAGGATAAGCAAGAACAGTCCGAGGAAGAG AGTTCCTCGCTCAAGGTCCTCGGTCTGGGCCACATGCAAGGGATTTTCTACATTCTGTTCATCGGTCTCCTGTTCTCCGCCGTCGTCTTTCTCGGCGAATTAATGGCTCATCGATATTGCCGACCTGAATATCAGTGA